One Triticum dicoccoides isolate Atlit2015 ecotype Zavitan chromosome 5B, WEW_v2.0, whole genome shotgun sequence genomic window carries:
- the LOC119310749 gene encoding F-box protein PP2-B1-like: MKRERKENEEQETGGIQRIPEECLAKAVGLTSPADACRAAAVSAAFRSAADSDAMWEQFLPPDCDAVLERAVHLVDSTSKKDLFMELSDDHVLLDDGKRSFGLHRSTGAKCYMMSASELAIAWVKIDLYWRERLDPDSRFPMVAELMSVCWFSIFGVINSRELSPSTHYAAYLVFKLAHDASGLSSRSQISYVEVGGQVVGSARTASFHPCNRASCSGAAIEEASSSTMNNNCVVNQPHEHKEEEDEEGGIVRYPRERVDGWLELEMGDFHTGTGHDAVVDVRMELHEFEELQWKKGLILEGIEIRPKN, translated from the exons ATGAAGCGGGAGAGgaaagaaaacgaagaacaagAGACTGGCGGAATCCAACGGATCCCGGAGGAATGCCTGGCGAAGGCCGTCGGCCTGACCTCGCCGGCCGACGCCTGCCGGGCTGCCGCGGTGTCGGCCGCGTTCCGGTCGGCGGCGGACTCAGACGCCATGTGGGAGCAGTTCCTGCCTCCGGACTGCGACGCCGTCCTGGAGCGAGCCGTCCACCTCGTGGACTCCACCTCCAAGAAGGATCTCTTCATGGAACTCAGTGATGATCACGTCCTGCTCGACGACGGCAAGAGG AGTTTTGGGCTCCATCGGTCCACTGGCGCCAAGTGCTACATGATGTCAGCAAGCGAGCTGGCAATCGCTTGGGTTAAAATCGATCTTTACTGGAGAGAGAGGTTGGACCCGGATTCAAG GTTCCCCATGGTCGCGGAGCTTATGTCCGTCTGCTGGTTCAGCATATTCGGCGTCATCAATAGCAGGGAGCTTTCTCCCAGCACCCACTACGCGGCCTACCTCGTCTTCAAGCTTGCTCACGATGCCTCTGGCCTCAGCTCCCGCAGTCAGATATCATACGTTGAGGTAGGCGGCCAAGTGGTGGGGAGCGCCCGCACGGCGTCTTTCCATCCATGCAACCGTGCTTCCTGCAGCGGCGCTGCCATCGAGGAGGCATCATCTTCAACGATGAACAACAATTGCGTCGTGAATCAGCCGCATGAgcacaaggaggaggaggatgaggaaggAGGCATCGTCAGGTACCCGCGCGAGAGGGTCGACGGCTGGCTGGAGCTAGAAATGGGCGACTTCCACACCGGCACAG GTCATGACGCGGTCGTGGATGTTCGCATGGAACTGCACGAGTTCGAGGAGCTGCAGTGGAAGAAGGGGCTCATCCTCGAAGGAATTGAGATAAGGCCtaagaattaa